From a single Stomoxys calcitrans chromosome 4, idStoCalc2.1, whole genome shotgun sequence genomic region:
- the LOC106095114 gene encoding uncharacterized protein LOC106095114, whose product MVLFKFVLIALSTLQMINNANSTEVDGDFCNRQHLKLEMEGSTNIEVDSCEDFYDYDCGNWTQRVHCDQSDHLNKLPLENSTGLEQQAYEFYQSCNNIEFFSTRAYLLWLELTKNLSLSTILTSRELWIWRKHW is encoded by the exons ATGGTTCTATTCAAATTTGTTCTCATAGCACTTTCAACACTCCAGATGATAAACAATGCGAACTCTACAGAGGTTGATGGAGATTTTTGCAACCGGCAACATCTTAAGCTTGAGATGGAAGGTTCTACGAATATTGAAGTCGATTCTTGCGAGGATTTCTATGACTATGACTGTGGTAATTGGACCCAACGT GTACACTGTGATCAATCTGACCACCTAAATAAACTGCCATTGGAAAACAGTACTGGATTGGAACAGCAGGCCTATGAGTTTTATCAATCCTGCAATAATATCGAGTTCTTCTCGACGAGGGCGTACTTACTGTGGCTGGAGCTTACCAAGAATTTAAGCCTATCTACGATCCTTACTTCGAGGGAGCTATGGATTTGGCGGAAACATTGGTAG